The Pseudanabaena yagii GIHE-NHR1 genomic interval ATCGCGCAAAGGGGAATCCCCTCAATCGTCAGGTGGCGATCGATCTCTATTACATGATGAGTTGCTATGGCAGTGATGCGGAACTACAACCACAGAGGGTTTTAGGTAGTGTAATTAGTACTCTCACTGATAAGCGGATATTGACATCTGATTTAATTCGTTCTACTTGCAATGATCCCACTTTTCCATTTTTAGCAGAATCGGATTTAGCAGATCAGATCCAGCAGGTGACTGTCGCGCCTGTAGATATTTCCCTAGAGGATCTGTCCAAGGCTTGGTCAGTGTTTTATCAAGTGCCCTATGTGCTATCGGTTGCCTATCGGGCTTGTCTCGTGATTGTCGAAGGTCGAGAAAACTTTCAGCGATCGCTACCTGTGCGTGATAGTTCGCCCGCAGGTATTGTGCCGTTCCCCGCTTCTCCCCATCTTGATCAGGTGACGGTTCAGGGTAGTCGCTTTGAACCGATCGCGATCAGTAGTGTACTAATGATTCGAGGAAGGAATCTCCAAAGCCAAACTGTAGAAATTCATATTGGCGATTTGGTGATTACGCCTATGGAAGTTAAGGAGCGCGAAATTACTTTTTCGTTAAGTAATACTCCTTTTCCTATGCTCCAAGCTGGGGTGCAGAGTTTACAAGTTGTACATCGTCTGGAGAGCACTTCGCCTTTAATGACTAATGCGATCGCTTCTAATGTATTGCCCTTTGTTCTTTGTCCAACAATTATCAATTTATCGGTACGAGGTGTAGAAGAGGTAGAAGATCATTTGCGATCGGCAGTGGTGGTCGTGCAGTTAGATGTTTTAGTGCGGGAGAAACAGAAAGTGGTAATAGCGCTGAATGAATGGACGATGGAGGCTCCCAGTGTCTATATGTTTGATCGTCCTCCTCTATCCAATGCTAGTTCAACGATTGAGATTCCAATTACTAATGTCAAGGCAGGTGAGTATCTAGTGCGAATAAGAATCGATGGTGCAGAGAGTAAGCTGGGTGTAGATGATAATCCTGATAGTCCGACCTATAACTGGTACAACAGTCCTAAAATTGCGATCGCCTGAACTTGAGTTTAGTGATTGGTGACGTGCGAAGCACGTCACCAATCAACTAGAACTATGTATAAGATCAATCAGACTATCTACTAATCTTTCAGAGGAGAGAGGCATAATCTCCTTGCCATGCATAATTTCCTGCACAACGACGAAGGAAACTAAGGAACCGAAGAAAATATGGGCGGTGGCTTCGGAGTCCTGAATTCCTAATTCGGGATGAGCGTCAAAGTATTGACTCAATAGCTGTCTTCCGCGCTGAATCACTGTCTGATAATAGAGCTTTGCCATTTCAGGAAAGCGTGAAGATTCGGCAATGATTACTTTTAAGAGACTGAGATATTCTTGATCCTCGGCAACTCTCAGCAAATAGGTTTCGGCAACCTGCCTGAGAAGTTGGTCGGGTTCACCTTGTAACTGCTCTGACTCAAAAAGAGTATGAAATCGAGCGATCGTAATTTGTTCAATTAGAGCTTTGAAGAGGCTCTCTTTGTCATGGAAATAACTGTAAATAGTTTGCTTAGAGACCCCTGCCTCACTGGCAACGCGATCCATACTCGTGCCTGCATAGCCATCGCGAAAAAACAATTGCATCGCGCCTTGCAAGATCCTTTCGCGTTTCTGTTTCCCTAAGATGGCTTGGCTAGCAGTAAGAGTCATGACAAGAATTTAAGTTTAATTTAAGTTTATTAACTTTGTTGCAAGTTTATTCATACTAGACTGTCTAGTATGATATGTAAATCTATAAACCTATAGTCTTTATTGCGATCGCGAAACTATGTCACAGGCTGCCCCTAATCCCTCAGAAGTTTCTCTGCAACAAACCGAATCGCAAAATGTCGATCCCGCGAATACGCCGCAACAACCTCAGAAGTTTAATCCACGCTTAATCATTCCTCTTGCCTTGGTAATTGGTGCAATTGGTTATGGAATCTGGACAATCTTGCCGAAACCTGCGGAAACGGTCTTGCATGTGAGTGGGCGCTTGGAATCCGATGAAACGGACATTGGCGCAAAGACGGCAGGACGCTTAGCAAACATTTTGGTGCGTGAAGGAGATGTGGTCAAAAAGGGGCAGGTGGTGATTGAGATGGAAGATGAAGAAATTCCTGCTCAACTCAGTGGCTTGAATGCCCAAATTGAAGCCGCTCAGCAGGAAGAGATCCAAGCAAAGCAAGAGATTGCCGTCGCCGAGAGTCGCATTCGTGAAGCTACGTTAAATGTGCAACAGTCACAGGGGGATGCGGTCGGACGGATCGATCAAGCGCAGTTTACAGTCTCGGCAACGGCATCGGATTTGCGACAGGCGGAAGCATTGGTGAAGCAGTCAGAGGCTCAATTGCAGCAATCAAAAGCAGAATTAAAATTGGCAAGAATAGAACGCGATCGCTATGCTGAATTGGTCAAAGAAGGCGCAGTCAATCAACAACAGTTCGATCAAAAGCAAACTGTCCTCGATACTTCCCTTGCCAATGTGAATACTACTGAGGCAAAGTTGTTGGCAAGTCAGGCTTCGGTCAGAGCTTTTCGCGATCGCTTGCTAGCAGCACAGGGTAATTCGGTACAGGTACAGGCAACGGGCTTAAATCCAGATATTCGTAACGCTCAACTTGATACCTATTATTTACAGAAGAATCAAGCACAGTCGAAATTACTTGCCGCACAGGCAAAGGTCAAAAACGCTCAAGCTGCCCGTGACCAGATCCAGCGTCGTTTGGATTCCTTTAAGGTCAAAAGTCCCATTGATGGCATTGTCCAGAGTCGTCCCTTTGAGTCAGGAGCTGTAGTCGCTACGGGCAAAACCTTGCTAACGGTTCTCGATCCCAATGCTGTATATCTACGGTGCTACATTCCCGAAGGTGAGATTGGCAAAATTCGTGTAGGACAGACTGCCAAGGTCTTTCTTGATTCCAGTCCCAATAAGCCTTTTATCGCCCATGTCTCCCAAATTGATACGAAGGCTTCCTTTACTCCTGAAAATATCTACTTCAAACAGGATCGAGTCAAGCAAGTATTTGGGGTGAAGTTAGCGATCGATCAGCCTGAAGGCTTTGCTAAGTCGGGTATGCCTGCTGATGCGGAAATTGAGTTGAAGTGATGTTCATTTTGCCGTAAGCAAAAATCAATTGAGTATGGCAACGCCATTTTTTAACTTGGTATTAGGAAACAATTATGACCAGTATTTCCCCCGTATCTTCAGAACGAATAGCGATCGCCAAATCCCATAGCTCTCCAGTAATTTCTGTGCAGAATTTGCGTAAGCAGTATGGCAATTTTATGGCTGTGAAAGGGATTGATTTTGAAGTGAAGCAGGGAGAAATCTTTGGCTTAATTGGTCCCGATGGTGCAGGGAAAACCACCTGCTTTCATATATTAGGCGGCGTGATGGAATCTTCGGGTGGTGAAGTATTAGTACTAGGAGAAGCGCCACGTACTGCTCGATTAAATATTGGCTATCTCACCCAGCAATTTTCGCTCTATTTAGATTTGAGTATTGATGAGAACTTACGCTACAGTGCAGGACTGCGGCAAGTTCCTAACGATCAATTTGAGCAGAGACGTGATAAGTATTTGCGATTGATGAACCTTGAACGCATTGGCGATCGCCTTGCGGGACAGTTATCGGGAGGGATGAAACAAAAGCTCGCCCTCTGTTGCGCCTTAGTATCACAGCCGCGATTGCTATTACTAGACGAACCAACCACAGGGGTTGATCCTGTCTCACGGCGAGAGTTTTGGGATGTGCTAGCTGCCCTCGCCGATGATGGGATGACGATTGTGGTAGCAACGCCTTACCTTGATGAAGCTGAGCGCTGTAATCGTATTGCCTTAATGTATGAGGGGCAAATCAGCGAAATTGGCACATTGCCGCAATTACGCGCCCATCTGGGATTACAAAGGTTAGAGGTGCGGACTTCAGCTTTGGCGGAGGCGGAGTCAGTGCTATTGGAAACTGCGAGGGGGAGATCGAGTATTGCCGATGTGCAGACCTTTGGCGATCGCCTAGATGTATTGGTTGAGAATGCCACAACTGACGAAAGAGCGGTGAGACAGGCTTTTAGCGATAGCCTCGTACCGTTTGATAGCATTCAAGCCAGTGAGGCAACCCTTGAGAATGTGTTTGTGACCCGATTGCGCCAACAAGGTTCTGATCCTTTGTTTCTGCCTTTCCCGCGATCGCAGTTCCCGAATGGTGGTAATTCCAAGCTTGATCATATGGCGATCGCTGCCCGTAATCTGCAAAAGACCTTTGGCAAGTTTCGCGCTGTCAAAGATGTCAATCTCGAAATTCGCTATGGTGAGATTTACGGACTATTAGGTGCAAATGGGGCGGGCAAAACAACGACGATCAAAATGCTCTGTGGTTTGCTCGAAGCTACCAGTGGCAAAATAACCCTAGCAGGACAGAGCCATAATCTGCGGAGTAGCGCTTTGCGGAAACGCATCGGCTATATGAGCCAAAAGTTTACGCTCTACGATGATCTCAGCATTCTCCAAAATCTTGAATTTTACTGTGGTGTTTACGAAGTGCCGCCACACTTACGTCGCGAAAAGATTGCTTGGGTTTTGGAAACCTGTGGACTGGTGGGTAGAGAAAATATGCTGACGGGCAAGCTCCCGGGAGGATGGAAGCAAAGGGTTTCCTTTGGAGCCTCGGTGATGCATGAGCCAGAAATTCTCTTTTTAGATGAGCCGACCTCGGGAGTCGATCCCCTCGCAAGGCGACAGTTTTGGCGCACAATTAATGACTTTGCACGACAAGGAACAGCGATTCTGGTGACAACTCACTATTTAGAAGAGGCAGAACAATGCAATCGCATGGGCTTTATGGTGGCGGGAGAGGTGGTGTTGCAGGGTTCGCCTAGTGAGGTGAAGGCGGCTCAACCGGGGCAGTTAATTGAACTCAAGGTCGATCGCAATCAGCAGGCAGCGAATTTCCTGAAAACGCGATGGGAACCTTGGCGGATTTCCATTTTTGGCGATCGCCTCCATGTGGTGCTGGATCATCCTGATACGGAGTTACCACTTATGAGATCCCATCTTGCCGAAAATAATATTCAACTCTATAGCGATCGCCCTGTTCCTTTCTCCTTAGAAGATGCGTTTATCGGCACGGTGCAACGTTCGGAAGCAGGTATTTCTCACTTAGCAGAGTAGAAATCAAAAAATTGTAATTGAATTTGCTTAGATTGATTGGAGGCTATGATTATGACTGATATCGGTTTGACTCATATAGCACTACCTGTTGCGGATATTGAGCGGAGTATTGCTTTTTATCGTAAGTATGCAGGAATGCAAGTGGTACATCAGCGACACGATCAGCAGGAAGGAGTTCCTGTAATATGGCTCAGCGATCTCACTCGTCCCTTTGTAATTGTTTTGATTGAGGCACAAGTAGTTAATCCGATTCTGTCACCATTTGCACATCTGGGTGTTGGTTGTAGAAGTCGGGAAGAAATGAATAGCCTCTGTGAACAAGCTCGTCAAGAGAATTGTCTGATTAAAGAGCCGCAAGATTCTGGATATCCTATCGGTTACTGGGCTTTCTTATGTGATCCCGATGGACATACTCTAGAGCTTTCCTATGGACAGGAGATTGGTCTAAATGTTGAGAAATCTCTGAGCGATCAACTATGAAAAGAATTCTCTCGCAATGCAGCAAGGAATTATCCCAATTTAAGCGCGATCGCTTGACCTTAGCTTTAGCCTTCTTACTTCCCTTGATGACCCTATTTATTTTCGGTTTTGCGATTCGTCTGGAAGCCAAGAATATTCCGATTGTGATTCAGGACTATGATCGCAGTCAAATTAGTCAACGCTATATAGCCAGACTATTTGCCACTAATCAATTCATCTTCATTCCTTGGACAAATAACAAATCCGTAGAAATTGCCCTCGATCAGGCAATCGCTAAAGCAGGTGTGATTATTCCTCCCGATTTCCAGCGTCACCTGACCGCAGGTAAAATCGCCGATGTCCAAGTACTCGTCGATGGTACAGATGCCAACAATGCGAGGGTGATTAAAAACAGTATTAAGGCAACCACCAATGATTTTATGCAAGCTGAAGGTCTAATTCCTGATACCAATTTGCTGACCACGCGATCGCGCCTATGGTTTAACCCCGGACGACAGGAATCGCTGTATATCGTACCGGGGGTCTATGCGGTGGTGCTGTGGATTTTTCCATCATTACTATCCGCGATCGCAATGGTGCGGGAAAAGGAACGACAGACAATTTTGCAGGTTTATGCCTCCAGCATGAGCGCCACCGAACTGGTTCTAGGTAAGGGCTTAGCCTACCTGATCGTCAGTCTCGGTATTGCTTTGGTCGTTATGGGTATTGGAGCGATCGTGTTTGGACTGCGATTAGCAGGCGATCCCACTCCCTTACTAGTGGCAACGCCCATCTATCTATGGGCAAGTGTGATGTTTGGCACGATGTTAGGAACGCGCACTAATAACCAAAATGCTGCTGTGCAAGGCGTTGCCCTTGTAGGATTCCTCACAGCTTTACTTCTATCAGGATTTATCTATCCCTTGAGCAATATTCCCTTTCCCCTTTCATTATTACCAAATATCATCCCCGCCCGTTACTTCATCGAGATTACCCGTGATGCCTATGTACGCGGCACAGGCTGGATCGGAGTCTGGTTTGCGGAGATCATGATTTTTGCGATCGGTATGGTGTTCTTTAATATTTCTCGCAAGGTTTTGAGCAGAATGCAGTTGACTGATTGATATAGGTTGGGGCTATTTGTTGATGATTGAGGGTGTATAAAAAACATGTATAAAAATATTTCTATTCTCACAGATGTACAAGTAGCACAGCTTCAAGACCTTTATCAGTATGCTTGGTGGGCAAAGGAAAGAACATTGGATGATATTTGGCAGATGCTCAACAACACTGATTATATATTCGGAATTTGTGAATCCGATTCTAAGAAACTAATCGCCTTTGCTCGTGTCCTTAGCGATCGCACCTATAGAGCAATAGTTTTTGATGTAGTTGTGGCAGCAGATTATCGCCATCAAGGATTGGGTTCTTTGCTGCTTGAGCAGATTATTTCTCATCCAGAACTTTCAAAGGTCGAGTGCATCCAACTATTTTGCCTGACAGAGATGATGCCTTTCTATGAAAAATTAGGGTTTGTCCGAGCCGAACAATCTCTATTAGTGCGCCAAAGGCTTATCCCTAGTTAGCACGATGTTCGATAGAAACATCTTTGACTAGATCTATTAAAGCTAATGCAATTAAAATAGAAATGAGAATTTAAAAAATGTTGAACTGGTTATTGGCAAGTCGATTTTGGGCGCTAGTGCGAAAGGAAATTAATCAAATCCTGCGAAATCGCCAACTAATTATTTTGTTGATTGTTCCACCGACATTGCAATTGCTGGTCTATGGATTTGCGCTCAATCCCGATGTGCATTACTTAAAAATGGGCGTTGTCGATTATGCGCGATCGCAGGAAAGCCGCGAGTTAATTTCTGCCTTCACCGAAAATCGAATTTTTACCCTCACAAAAATTCTATCCAGTGAAAAGGAATTAGGACAACAGGTTGAGCAGGGTAAACTCACTGTCGGTATTGTCATTCCGCCTGAATTAAATCGCAATTTGGCAAAGGATCAGTCTTCAGATATCCAAGTATTAATTGATGGGGTGGATGCTAACACCGCAGGCATCACCAATGGTTATGTTAGCCAAATCGTGCGCCAATATAGCTTGAAGCTAACAGGACAGTCCCTCTCGCCTCCGATTGAGACCCATGTGACCTTTCTCTATAATCCGGGATTAGCCAGCAGTTGGTTCTTTGTCCCAGGGGTAATTGGCTTAGTGCTGACCTTGATTGGTTCGATTGTCTCCTCGATTACGCTAGTGCGCGAAAAGGATACAGGTACACTCGAACAACTGCTGATGACCCCATCGGAGCCTTGGGAAATTCTCGTTTCTAAAATTGTGCCCTTATTTGTATTGCTGATGGGTGATGTTTTTCTCGCTTTGAGTCTAGGGAGATTTGTATTTGGCATTCCCTTTCAGGGGAGTTTTGTACTTTTTCTTGCCCTCTCTAGTCTCTATCTCTTTGTGGGTATTGGCGTTGGCATTATGCTGGCGACGGTTTGCCAATCGCAGCAGCAGGTTGTACTGACCACCTTTTTTATTAATCTACCGATGGTGCAGCTTTCAGGAGCGATCGCACCTGTGGAGACGATGCCTGAATTCTTTTATTATCTCTCTTGGCTAAATCCTTTACGGCATTATGTAGCGATCGTGCGGGGCATTTTATTAAAAGGAGTGGGTCTGGAAGCCCTATGGCTCCATGTGGTTTCACTGGCGTTTTTTGCAGTTATCTTACTAACGATTAGCGTCAAAAAATTCCGTAGTCAATTAAGCTAAGCTTCTCTCCATAATAAGATAGAGGTTGCTACCCAAAGAATAGCAACCTCTATCTTATAGACCTTCAATATCGGGGGCTCCTATGATTTTGTAAACTAGGCTGACCTTTGATTGTGAATAGGCAGGAATCTGTAATCGCCAATTGCAAAAACCATTGGCATCAGGCTGAAGGCGATCGCGAGTTTCTTCCTGCAATACCTCGATCTTTACCTTCTCTAGCTCTGACACAGGAACCCTCTCCGTTAGAGCAATTGTGCGATCTTCCTCGCCAATATTTGAGAGGAAGACATGGATCGTATTCGTAATTGTATTCCATTGGGTCAGATGATTTTTCTCACGCTTTTGAGATTCGGTGCGCTGTACCCGCATATTCGCATCAGTTCCCCAGCCGAGCGCAAATTTTTCATTGGGGGCAATAAATCCAACTGTGGTACGACCGATATATTCCGTAGCCCTGACCAGATCGACGGGACCCGCCAAAATCGGATAGATTGCTTGATTGGTTTGTTCGCTTTTGCGTACAACTTGCAAGGCAACTTCAGGCATGAGTATATGCTCAATTGTGGCAGGAGATTGAAATTGGAATAGAGGAATGCGGTAGGGATTACCATCGGAGGGCACATTAGCTTTATGGAGCGATCGAATTGTACGAACTTCACCACCATCATCTACCCCTGGTAAATCAATAGTTGGCGATCGCTGTTCTGTGCCTAAACCAGTAGTTTTGACATTCTGATCGCGCAGTTCGACGGCAATCCGTTTGGACTTTTCGCGAATATTCAGCAAGTCGTCCGATAGTAACGGTGGTTCTGTCCCAAGGGAAGCGCGAGCAGTCGAAAATACCAAATCCACATTGTGCCAGTCTTCGCCCGTATTTTGCCAAACACAGCCATCGGTACGGAAGGTGATCTGAGGACTGTCGCCGATCTGCAATTGCGCTTGGTGATAGGGTCGCCATAGGGCATTGGGAACTACATAATCAAAGGCAAGGCTATATTCCCCTGTTTGCAAAATTTCGAGATCTGCTTCTAGATGAGCGGTATAGATGCTGTCGGGTCTTGCTTCGGTGTTGATGCGTGTGACTAGTCGTGCGATCGCTTCTTGAAGTTGGGCTTGAGCATGGTAAGTATTCAAAATGTCGCTACGAATATCCCGCAAGCGTTGAAAGATCGGCTGCAATTGCGATCGCCATGCCATCGGATCGACCTGTCCCCAAGCAGCATCAACGGGCAATTCCTGCAAAGCCTTCACTAAAATTGTGCCAATTTGCTCAAATTGCGCTTCGAGTTGGTGACGATCTTCGCTGAGGACATGGTAATGCTCGTATTGCGATCGCCATTCAGTTTTTAACTGCTCCACTAATCCTGTGCGATCGGCTTCCTTAATTAACATTCTGCGATGGACGCGCACATCATTGACCCTTGCCCCTGCTGATGTACCGATAAATTCGGCACGGAGAGATTTATCGGACAATACAGGTGCAACTTGCGCTACCTGTACCCGCCATAGTCCTGCGGTTAATATCTCTTTGCCAAGGCGTTGGACTTGGGCGCGATCTTCGAGCAAAGTGACCGTACTAACAGGAGCCTCTAGAGTCAAGGTTTGAATTTCTGCTGCTAACATCTGCTATTCCTCTCTCCGATTACCGTTAACTAATTCATTGTCCACAAAGATCTTGATCGTGTAATCGACATTTAATTCCGTTTCACTACCTGCGGCAACATTGATCTGCCAGCGATAACCACCTTTAATCGGCGCATTGCGTTCCTGCTGCTCATACTTTTCCCATGCGGGAGTGACTTGGGTAACGGTCACATCAACCTTGGCATCAGGTTGTGGTTGCGGAATGCGTTCGCGGACTTCGATTTTTGCTTCTCTTCCTAAGCGATTGGCGATCGCAATTTGGATGTGGTGACGGAGTTCATTAAAGGAAACTAAACTCATGCCCGATCGCATTTCCTTAAAGGAAGTATTTCGCGCCACCTTAATTGCCTGTTCAACACCCAGAGCTAATTCCATTTGACCCTTGGGGGGGACTGTGGCAATTTTGGTCGAGAGAATATATTCTCCATCAACATAGATATCGGCAGCACCAGCTAGCAAGGGCGCTCGTAGAGGATTTCGCAATTGAGCAATACGGAATACATTAGTATCTTCACGAGGTACGACGATGTAACGCAGGTCAATCTCCGCACTTTCTTGGAGCAAGGCAACTGAATGGAACTGTCCATCGGTGGGAATATCCACTCTGCCATTACCTAGATAGGCAAAGTCAAACGCCCCTGCTGTCTGTCTCACATTAATCCCGCCATCAGGTAATCTAGTTTCGCGGCAAGTGGCACGATCAAGGGCAATTTGGAGGATTCTCTCAATTTCAAAATTAACTGTAACTTTCCTACGCTGAAGGGACTCCAAATAGAGCGTTTTCGTATCAGGAAGATTGAGCTTGCCCCTTAGTTCTAGGTTACTTGGTTCCGCTAAACGCATCAGTCCATAATTCTTAATCTCTTCGCGTGGATCAAAAATTGCTGCCGAAATTAAGGTGTCCTCCCTATAGTCACTGATGGGGACTTGACTCTGGGCACTGAGTTCTTGCATACCCATCATTCTCGAGCGTTCTACCGATTGTGGAGCCGCAGCTCTCACTGCCTTCCTCGATATTGGCATAGAAGCTGGTACAGAAATTGGCACAGTAGCAAAAGTCTCGATACTGGAATCATCGTCAAAATCACTCATGTATGGTACGGAACCATCTGATAGTTCTGCATCAAAAAATTCTTGATTGGAACTATAACGTATTTGTTCTAATTCGTATTCTTCATATTCAGCCTGCCATTCTAAATCTCCTAAACGTTCTACTTTCTCAGAGAGATTCGATTTCTGAATATTTTTTAAGGGGGCTACTTGGGGAATCTTAAAATTGGGTAGGTGGAAATTAGCCCCTATGGCATTACGCGCATTTTGTTTTTGATAATCATAGTCGGCAAAGAGCAGCTCAGTTCCTTGTGGAGGATTGCGCCAAGCTTTTTGCGGACTATAAGTTTGCGATCGCCCCAACCTTAACGAAGGTAATTCAGGCAATTCACACCATCCTGTTGGTGTCGCTGTGGACAGTTCGAGTCTGACTCCTGCCCAATCCTCACCTGTACGCTGACAAATCAAAGCACGTACCGCAATCGCAGCTCGATTGGTCGCACTATCGAGGCGGCAAACATAGCTGGGTGTCCATCTTGCCCCATTCACAAAA includes:
- a CDS encoding ABC transporter permease translates to MKRILSQCSKELSQFKRDRLTLALAFLLPLMTLFIFGFAIRLEAKNIPIVIQDYDRSQISQRYIARLFATNQFIFIPWTNNKSVEIALDQAIAKAGVIIPPDFQRHLTAGKIADVQVLVDGTDANNARVIKNSIKATTNDFMQAEGLIPDTNLLTTRSRLWFNPGRQESLYIVPGVYAVVLWIFPSLLSAIAMVREKERQTILQVYASSMSATELVLGKGLAYLIVSLGIALVVMGIGAIVFGLRLAGDPTPLLVATPIYLWASVMFGTMLGTRTNNQNAAVQGVALVGFLTALLLSGFIYPLSNIPFPLSLLPNIIPARYFIEITRDAYVRGTGWIGVWFAEIMIFAIGMVFFNISRKVLSRMQLTD
- a CDS encoding ATP-binding cassette domain-containing protein is translated as MTSISPVSSERIAIAKSHSSPVISVQNLRKQYGNFMAVKGIDFEVKQGEIFGLIGPDGAGKTTCFHILGGVMESSGGEVLVLGEAPRTARLNIGYLTQQFSLYLDLSIDENLRYSAGLRQVPNDQFEQRRDKYLRLMNLERIGDRLAGQLSGGMKQKLALCCALVSQPRLLLLDEPTTGVDPVSRREFWDVLAALADDGMTIVVATPYLDEAERCNRIALMYEGQISEIGTLPQLRAHLGLQRLEVRTSALAEAESVLLETARGRSSIADVQTFGDRLDVLVENATTDERAVRQAFSDSLVPFDSIQASEATLENVFVTRLRQQGSDPLFLPFPRSQFPNGGNSKLDHMAIAARNLQKTFGKFRAVKDVNLEIRYGEIYGLLGANGAGKTTTIKMLCGLLEATSGKITLAGQSHNLRSSALRKRIGYMSQKFTLYDDLSILQNLEFYCGVYEVPPHLRREKIAWVLETCGLVGRENMLTGKLPGGWKQRVSFGASVMHEPEILFLDEPTSGVDPLARRQFWRTINDFARQGTAILVTTHYLEEAEQCNRMGFMVAGEVVLQGSPSEVKAAQPGQLIELKVDRNQQAANFLKTRWEPWRISIFGDRLHVVLDHPDTELPLMRSHLAENNIQLYSDRPVPFSLEDAFIGTVQRSEAGISHLAE
- a CDS encoding HlyD family secretion protein; translation: MSQAAPNPSEVSLQQTESQNVDPANTPQQPQKFNPRLIIPLALVIGAIGYGIWTILPKPAETVLHVSGRLESDETDIGAKTAGRLANILVREGDVVKKGQVVIEMEDEEIPAQLSGLNAQIEAAQQEEIQAKQEIAVAESRIREATLNVQQSQGDAVGRIDQAQFTVSATASDLRQAEALVKQSEAQLQQSKAELKLARIERDRYAELVKEGAVNQQQFDQKQTVLDTSLANVNTTEAKLLASQASVRAFRDRLLAAQGNSVQVQATGLNPDIRNAQLDTYYLQKNQAQSKLLAAQAKVKNAQAARDQIQRRLDSFKVKSPIDGIVQSRPFESGAVVATGKTLLTVLDPNAVYLRCYIPEGEIGKIRVGQTAKVFLDSSPNKPFIAHVSQIDTKASFTPENIYFKQDRVKQVFGVKLAIDQPEGFAKSGMPADAEIELK
- a CDS encoding GNAT family N-acetyltransferase, with translation MYKNISILTDVQVAQLQDLYQYAWWAKERTLDDIWQMLNNTDYIFGICESDSKKLIAFARVLSDRTYRAIVFDVVVAADYRHQGLGSLLLEQIISHPELSKVECIQLFCLTEMMPFYEKLGFVRAEQSLLVRQRLIPS
- a CDS encoding mucoidy inhibitor MuiA family protein, which produces MLAAEIQTLTLEAPVSTVTLLEDRAQVQRLGKEILTAGLWRVQVAQVAPVLSDKSLRAEFIGTSAGARVNDVRVHRRMLIKEADRTGLVEQLKTEWRSQYEHYHVLSEDRHQLEAQFEQIGTILVKALQELPVDAAWGQVDPMAWRSQLQPIFQRLRDIRSDILNTYHAQAQLQEAIARLVTRINTEARPDSIYTAHLEADLEILQTGEYSLAFDYVVPNALWRPYHQAQLQIGDSPQITFRTDGCVWQNTGEDWHNVDLVFSTARASLGTEPPLLSDDLLNIREKSKRIAVELRDQNVKTTGLGTEQRSPTIDLPGVDDGGEVRTIRSLHKANVPSDGNPYRIPLFQFQSPATIEHILMPEVALQVVRKSEQTNQAIYPILAGPVDLVRATEYIGRTTVGFIAPNEKFALGWGTDANMRVQRTESQKREKNHLTQWNTITNTIHVFLSNIGEEDRTIALTERVPVSELEKVKIEVLQEETRDRLQPDANGFCNWRLQIPAYSQSKVSLVYKIIGAPDIEGL
- a CDS encoding ABC transporter permease, which gives rise to MLNWLLASRFWALVRKEINQILRNRQLIILLIVPPTLQLLVYGFALNPDVHYLKMGVVDYARSQESRELISAFTENRIFTLTKILSSEKELGQQVEQGKLTVGIVIPPELNRNLAKDQSSDIQVLIDGVDANTAGITNGYVSQIVRQYSLKLTGQSLSPPIETHVTFLYNPGLASSWFFVPGVIGLVLTLIGSIVSSITLVREKDTGTLEQLLMTPSEPWEILVSKIVPLFVLLMGDVFLALSLGRFVFGIPFQGSFVLFLALSSLYLFVGIGVGIMLATVCQSQQQVVLTTFFINLPMVQLSGAIAPVETMPEFFYYLSWLNPLRHYVAIVRGILLKGVGLEALWLHVVSLAFFAVILLTISVKKFRSQLS
- a CDS encoding DUF4255 domain-containing protein, with amino-acid sequence MSNYLAIATVTATLQRILQSVIQQDIEGARATTLPPGGISTGAPEVGVNIFLYQVTSNPALANYDSAPNRAKGNPLNRQVAIDLYYMMSCYGSDAELQPQRVLGSVISTLTDKRILTSDLIRSTCNDPTFPFLAESDLADQIQQVTVAPVDISLEDLSKAWSVFYQVPYVLSVAYRACLVIVEGRENFQRSLPVRDSSPAGIVPFPASPHLDQVTVQGSRFEPIAISSVLMIRGRNLQSQTVEIHIGDLVITPMEVKEREITFSLSNTPFPMLQAGVQSLQVVHRLESTSPLMTNAIASNVLPFVLCPTIINLSVRGVEEVEDHLRSAVVVVQLDVLVREKQKVVIALNEWTMEAPSVYMFDRPPLSNASSTIEIPITNVKAGEYLVRIRIDGAESKLGVDDNPDSPTYNWYNSPKIAIA
- a CDS encoding VOC family protein produces the protein MTDIGLTHIALPVADIERSIAFYRKYAGMQVVHQRHDQQEGVPVIWLSDLTRPFVIVLIEAQVVNPILSPFAHLGVGCRSREEMNSLCEQARQENCLIKEPQDSGYPIGYWAFLCDPDGHTLELSYGQEIGLNVEKSLSDQL
- a CDS encoding TetR/AcrR family transcriptional regulator, translating into MTLTASQAILGKQKRERILQGAMQLFFRDGYAGTSMDRVASEAGVSKQTIYSYFHDKESLFKALIEQITIARFHTLFESEQLQGEPDQLLRQVAETYLLRVAEDQEYLSLLKVIIAESSRFPEMAKLYYQTVIQRGRQLLSQYFDAHPELGIQDSEATAHIFFGSLVSFVVVQEIMHGKEIMPLSSERLVDSLIDLIHSSS